The segment AACGGCTTCAAATCTCGTTCCATTCCAAGCCGGATCAGCCGTTAATGCACTCCGCAAACTTTGCAGAAAGATGCGATTGTGATCGGTGGTTCGAGCCGTTCCACATAATGCAGCAATGCGTAGCACCTTCTCAGGATACAGCGCGCCCCAGTGATAAGCTTGCTGTGCGCCCATTGACCAACCGTAAATTAAAGCTAGTTGATCGATTTGAAATACTTCTTCTAGAAGTTGCTTCTGGGCACGAACATTATCGAAATGGCTAAAAATCCCCCAATCGCTGTTACTTGGCGAAGTTGAAAGACCATTGCCAAACATATTGGGAATGATCACAAAGTACTTTGTCGGATCTAAGATGCCATCTGGACGAATCAACCAATCAATGTCTGAATGCTGCGCGCCGTAAGAGGTTGGATAGAGAATTGCATTTGAGCGATCGTCATTTAACGTTCCATAAGTTTGATAGACGATCTGAGCTTCACTGAGCGTTTTCCCACAGTAAAGCTCAAAATTTTTCAGCGTAAAACACTCACTCATACAAGCTTTGTTGCAATATCGAGGTTAACTTTGATATAGCCTGAATCAACGTGAGCAAGATGCTGCTTAATTTGCTCGTGTGCTGCTGGCAGTTGGTGGAATGGGATTGAGGGATACATGTGATGTTCCGCATGAAACGGCATATTCCACATGATGAATTGCATCGGGAATAAGGTCATGACCGATCGAGTATTCGTCAATGGATTATCATCATGGCTGCATCCGGTATGTTCTGCGAAGAGATAGCCTCTCAGAATCGGCTGCGCGACAAAGAGCGGGAAAAGCCAATACATCACAAACCAGGGTTTCTGAACTGCGATCGACACTAAAATCGCGACCCCATAGACCGCAAGCTGGAGCCGAGTAGAGCGAATTACCTCTGCCCGCGCTTCTTCTGAAATATAGGGATAGTCTTCAACTTGTCCTAAAGCAACTCGAATATGAGTGGTAAGCTTACTCCACCACCAAGGCAATCCGCTAATCATCCACAAGTACTCTCCTAAGTTCTTGGGCATTGGATCGCTGAGTTCTGGGTCTTTTTCTAGATTTTGCACATAGCGATGATGCCATTTGTGATAGCGCCGATAGAATGCGCCGTTATAAAAGGACAGCACTCCAGCAAACCAGCACACGAAATCGTTCAATGTATTGTTTTCAAAAGCAGTTCGATGTGAACATTCATGCAACGGAGCAAACATTGCAGCCAAGCTATAACCATAGATCACCAAAGCTGGCACAGCAATTGCCCAATTGTGACCAAAGTTAGTTCCCCATAGGTATCCGCTCACTCCCAGAATTAGCAGGTGAGCAGTAAAACGGATTAATCCTTTCAAGGTCGATCGAGTATTCAATTCTTTCAGAGCGGCAGTTGTGAGAACTGTTCTGTCTCCTAACAGGTTAGACTCAGAAATAGTCGGGTTCATAGCTCATCTTTCAACTTGTTATAACAAGCCTAATTTTAGAGCAATTGTGGATCTGTACTTGAGGCTACCAAACTAAAAAATGACCTTCCCTCTACATTTAGCGATTTCTGAGAAGTTGCGCGATCGCATTCGAGCAGGTATCTACCGACCTGGCGATCAACTTCCGAGTGAACATCAGTTGATGGCTGAATTTGAGGTGAGCCGAATTACGGCTCGACGTGCGATCGCGAATCTCACACAGCAAGGATTAGTCAATGTACAACGGGGAAAAGGCGCGTTCGTTTCCACTCAACAGAAAGTGGTTTACTCGCTGTCTAGTCCGCTGTTACTCGAAGCAGATTTAGCACGACAGGATATTGAAATTACTGTGCAGACTTTGAGCTTTGAGCGAGTGACTGCACCTGTTCATGTTCAGAAAATCTTGAATTGCGCGATCGCTTATCTGCAAAAGAAAGTCCTTTTATTTAATAATGTTCCGAGCTGTGTTGATATTACTTATATTGTTCCAGAGCTAGCAAAAGCCCATGGAAAAGAATTACGTCAAAAATTAACCTTTACAACCTTAGAAAAGTACGGCATCTGCATTCAAAAAATTGATGCTGTCATTGAATGTACTCAAGCGGATTATGAAACGGGTGAGCAGTTAGAAGTCTCGTTGGGACATCCTTTGATTGTTTATCGGCATACGGCTTTTACCGAGGCAGGCGCGATCGTACATGGAGAATCAATTTCACGGGGCGATCGCTTCTGCTATTCGATTCAAATCGATCGAATGATTGCTCCTGATCTCTGATTCAAAAACTACTGTCCCCACTTTTGATGAAAATAACTCAGTAAGCTTTGATCGTACTTTTAAATTTTTCGATAGCAGAAGACTAAAAAACGGGTTGAGTGACCGCAACTCAAAACTGTGCCAACTGATAGAAATGCGAGTAATTTGGTAATACTCTGTTTGACTCAAGCCCCTAAGTTGATTACGGCTAAGTAATATCGATGAAAATCCTACTAACAACTGCCCTAACTGGTGCATTGCTTCTACTCGGTCATGCTAAAGCAACCGCACTCTACACGGGGGGTTCTTCCCCTGAATCCCAAGGTTGGAACAGTCCATCTTCCATTCCACCATTTCCTGCTTCACCGCCTCGGACTATCGATGCCGCAGGCATAACACTCAATACAACAAGCAACAACAATATAATGTATGGCTTTGGTCGTACGAACACACCGTTAGATTCAACAACGGGCTTCAACTTGCGATTTGATTTGCAACTGCTACAAGAGCTTCGGAATGCTTCAAACGATCCAATTAATCCAGCCGACACGAATGCAGATGGGAAAGACGATCGCGCGGGCTTGAGCATTATCGTTGTAAGTACGAATACAACGAAGGCAATTGAGTTAGGCTTTTTTGTCGATCGTATTTGGGCACAGGAAGGGGGTGCTACAAAACCACCTCGGTTTACCCAAGCAGAAGGGGCAGCATTCGACACAAAAACCAATGTGAATCAGTATGACTTGTCGATTCTGGGCAATAACTACTTTCTCTACACTAATGGCAACTACACTACGCCACTGCTGACAGGGCTTTTGCGCAATTACACGGCAGAAGTAGTGACTCCAGTTAATCCATATACCACTGCGAACACAATCTTTATTGGGGATAACACTACTTCTGCAAGCGCGCAGTTTCGGTTGAATCAGGTTGCGTATTCTTCTTCGGCGATCGTTCCTGTCCCCTTTGCTTTCAATCCTTTGTTTGGTTTCGGTTTGTTCGGAATTTCCAGAATTCGCAAAGCAATCAAAGCGCGCCAATCAGCGAACTAGCACTTTCAAGTCTTCGATGAAGTTTGTAAAAAACTGAGTTGCATCGACTTGAGTTGCAATCCAAGCATTGGCAGATGGCTTTGTTGTGAGTCGATCGTCGATCAAAGTCTGTCCGCGCGTCCATTTGCCTTGTGTTTCGACTTGAATATGCGATCGCTGCCACAGCATCGTTTCCGGATAGAACAAATACCCTAAAGTTGCCGCGTCGTGAACTAAGAATCCTGCGGTTCCCTGAGTCTCTCGATACTGTAAAGCCGTTCCAATCATAAACTCACAGAGTTTCATGAGGAACTGAGCAATCTGGCTTTCTGGGTTGGTCTGATAGATCTGGAGAGCCATTTCTTTTGTAAAAATCAGATGGCGTGTGATGTCGAGCGATGTGATGACGATATCATTCCGGCTGTTTAGAACCGTTTCAACTGATCCAGGGTTAAACCAGAAATTAAATTCTGCATGTGAAGTAATGTTGCCAGGGCAACGGAACGCACCACCCATGACAATGATTTCTTTTGCTTTCTGCAAAATTCCAGGCTGTTTGATTTCGGCAGCGGCAAGATTGGTGAGCGGTGCGATCGCAATGATTGTAATTTCTCCAGGCATGGCGTTTAAGCGATCGATCAAAATCTCGTCCGAATATCTCGCTGACTCATACGAATGGATGGGACTGGGTAAGAGTGTCGATAAATTTCCCATGCCATCATTGCCATGAATGTGCGCTGCATCTTCGGATGCGTCTGAAGTTTCAACTCCGCGTCCCACTTCAACATCCGGCAATCCGCCTAGGCTTAAAATTTGGCTGGCACTCGAAAATGTTTGGCGAGAGCTTACATTTCCTGCGGCAGTCGTCACTGCGATCAGTTCAGCAAACCCCCGTTTCACCAGACTCTGTAGCCAAAATAGAGCAAAGATATCATCGCCGCCTGGATCAGTATCGAGAATGATTTTCTGGGTAGACATGATGTGAGAGTGTGACAATCGCTCTTAATTCTTCCACGATTTTTAGCAAATTCGTTCCAGTTGCGATTACACTCAATAGTACAAGTGCGATTGTACTTTCGTGCATCAGTACTGTCCCGTCCGCTCGTTTCGCTATGATTCCGCAACGCCTGACTCTTCGGAATTTTCTGAGCTACCAGGAAGCCACGCTTGACTTCCGGGGGCTTCATACTGCGTGCGTTTGTGGGGCAAATGGGGCAGGAAAATCTTCGCTACTAGAAGCAATTTCCTGGGTGATTTGGGGTGAAAGCCGAGCAGCTTCAGAAGATGATGTGATTCATATGGGCGCAAAAGAAGCGCAAGTTGAATTTATCTTCGGAATGCATCAGCAGATCTACCGTGTGCTCAGAACTCGCCAACGTGGGCAAGGCATCTCGCTGGAATTTCAAATTATGCAGGACGGTGGGTTTCGATCGCTAACTGCCAAAGGCATTCGATCCACGCAGCAATTGATCCTGAGCCATCTCAAAATTGATTACGATACGTTTGTGAATTCGGCTTACCTACGTCAAGGTCGAGCCGATGAATTTATGCTGAAACGTCCTGCGGAACGTAAGCAAATTCTTGCCGATCTTTTGAAACTTCACCAATACGACACGCTTGCAGAACAGGCAAAAGATAGATCGCGTCAGTTTAAAGGACAAGTTGATCTACTAGAGCGAAATTTAGAAGCCGTTCGAGAACAGCTTCAGCAACGAGACGCGATCGAGCAAGAACGTGCCGAACTTGAAGCACTTCTCACCCAAATGCAAGCCCAACAAGCTGCCAGTAATGAACAACTTCAACAACTGCAAGCCGTTCAGCATCAGCGACAAACTTGGCAGCAGCAATTAAGCTGGCAGCAACAACAGCAGCGCAATTTGAATCAAGACTGTCAGCGATTGCAGAAAGAGCGATCGCAAACCGATCAGCAGCGTCAAACCTTAGAAAAATTACTGCAACAAGAAGCGACGATCATTGCCGGATATCGCCATTGGCAAGCATTGCAAGCTCAAGAAGAAGCATTCTCAGCAAAATTCCAGGCGCATCAGGTCGCACAGTCCCAACGCCAACAGCACGAACAACAACAATCTGAAAAGATTCAACAGTTTCAGAATCAACTGCAAAAAGTTCAAGCTCAGGAAATTACTTTACAAGAACAGCTTCAAGAAGTTGAAAAAGCGCTCACGAAAGAAGCTGACGTTGAAGCAGCAGTTCAAAACCTGATTGCCGCACGTCAAGAACTTCAGCAACTCGATCAGCTTCAGTTACAAGCTTCGCCGCTTTTGCAACGGCGGCAACAATTGCAAAAAGAACTCGATCGTGCTTCGACTCGTCTTTCTGCTCGTCTAGAAGAACTCCGCACCTCTGCTCGACAACTTCAAACTCAGCAGCAACGACAACCGAGCTTAAAAAAAGCAGCCGTCGAGGTTGCGGTCAAAATTGAAGAACTCGAAAAACTCCGCGCCTACCAAGACCAAGTACTTGAAAAAGGCTTAGAGCGACGTGGTTTCGTTGATCAACTGCAAGCTCATCAACGAAACTATGAAGCACAGTTGGCAGAGATTGACCAGAAGATTCGGATGTTGGAACAAGAAAAAGCAACTGCGATCGCATCCGAAGCAGAGCACTCTGAAGGCAATACACTCGTTCAACTGAAACAACAATCTTTTCCGCCTTGCCCCTTATGCGATCGACCTTTAGATGAACATCATTGGCATCTTGTTCTCGAAAAACAACAGCAACAGCGTGAAGAAATTCTCTCTGAAATTTGGGTGATCCGTGAACAACTCACGACTTCAGAGCGTGAAATTCAAGTCTTGCGCCAAGAGTACACCGACATTGAAAAGCAATTAGCGCAATATGGCGGTACGTTAGAGCGGCGAGGACAGTTACAAGAACAATTACAAAATACTGCTGCCGTTCAAGAAAAACTGGCTCAAATTACGGCTGAATCTGCCAAGTTAGAAGAACAACTCAAGACTGGACAATTTGAGTTGCCGCTTCATGAGGAATTGCAACTGCTCGATCGACATTTGCAACAGATCGATTATGACGATCGCAATCATGCGCTAGCGCGTGGAAGTGTCGATCGCTGGCGTTGGGCAGAAATCCGTCAAGCAGAAATCAAACAAGCGAAACGCCGACAAGCAACTTTATTGAAGCGGCAACCCGAATTAGAAGCGCAAATTGAGCAGATCGAGCAGCAACTCGAACAATTGAGTCAGGAACTCGATCGCGGGTTGAAATACTACGATCGACAAATTGCAGAAATTGGATACAACCTGGAACAGCACAATGCAATTCGGGCGGCGATTCGTCAAGCTCAACCTTGGCAACTTCGCTATCAAGAGCTTCAACAAGCTAAGCAAAACTATCCCCATGTTCAGCAACGTTTACAAGAACTTGCAGACACAGCGCAAGCACGATTCACCGATTTGCAAACGATCACATATCACTGTCAAGAGTTGATCCAAGCCTTAGAGCGCACGCCTGATCTCGCACCGCATATTCAAGCCTTAGAGCAGCAAATCCAACATCATCGAACTCAGCTTGATGAGCATTTATCGAAGTTGGGCAGACTTCAGCAACAGCAGAAACAGCAAGAAGCACTCAGCCAGCAATTTCAACAGATCAATGCTCAGCTTAAAACGGCTCGTCAGCAGACTCGAATCTATCAAGAACTGACCCAAGCTTTCGGCAAGAATGGAATTCAAGCCTTGATGATTGAGAACATCTTGCCGCAACTCGAAGCGACGACGAATCAAATTCTGTCCCGTCTCAGCGCGAATCAATTACACGTCCAATTCGTCACCCAACGCAATCGGAAATCCAAATCCACATCTGCCAAAGCAATGGAAACTTTAGACATTTTGATTGCAGATGCCTATGGAACGCGACCCTATGAGACATATTCAGGAGGAGAAGCGTTTCGAGTCAATTTTGCGATTCGGCTCGCTCTAGCGCGATTACTGGCTCAACGCTCAGGAACAGCCTTGCAAATGCTGATTGTCGATGAAGGCTTTGGAACTCAGGATCAAGAAGGATGCGATCGCTTAATTGCTGCGATTAATGCGATCGCGCCTGAGTTTGCCTGCATTTTGACGATTACACATATGCCTCACTTCCGGGAAGCTTTCCAAGCTCGCATTGAAGTCACTAAGACTCAAACTGGATCGGAATTAATGCTCTGTTTGTAGGTATAAATTCGATGCTTAAGGTGAGGAGCGGGGAGCTGTTCTCTTAGTAGCTTTCTACTCTCTACTCCCCACCCTTATTGGCATTCACAGCTCAACCCGAATCGCCATAGTCCTACTTCAGCACTTCGTCTAATAAATCTCTCGCTGCCTGTGCTTTCGCCAATGCTGCTTGATGATCGCTATGAGCACGGACTAATCTCAACAGTCCTGCTACACCTGTTTTCAGCTGCTCAAGCTCTTCTCCAGCCATCAATTCACCATCGAGCATTCTGACCAGGAGCGATTTAATATCACCAACATCTTGCCGAACTTTTTGCAACTTCTCGACTGTGCTCAGCAAAGTCTTCAACGAGTTCAAAATCTCGTCGATGTCCTGAACTGCTTCGACCTCTTGAGTCTCTTCGACCTCTTGAGTCTCTTCGACCTCTTGAGCCTCTGCATCCTCTTCAGGTGGCTCAGATTCTGCTTCAGTCTCTTCGATCTCTTCTAAACCTAGCTCTTTTAGCAATTCTGGGTCGGTTGCTTCAGTTTTCCGAGCATTCGTGCGTGGCATTCGTGTCGCCTCAATGATTGTAATTCAGTCGAAACTAATATGTTATACACTAACCGCGATCGATTGCGTCCCGCCTTAAGTGAGAATTGCTCCACCCATCAGCCTTTGATAGCGATATTCTAATTCTGCTTTCATCGCATTCCATTTCTCGATCGTGGGATCTTTCTCGATCGTTCGCTCTGCTGCCTCTCTTGCTAGCACAAGGACTTCTTGATCCTCGACCAAGCTTGCCAGGGCAAAGTCTGGTAGTCCCGATTGCCGTGTCCCTAACACTGCTCCTGGCCCTCTAAATCGCATATCCATCTCAGAAATAAAGAAACCATCCTGAGATTGTTCGAGCACTTTCAAGCGCTGAACTGAGGTTTCACTCTTAGAATTGCTCATCAATAGACAGAACGACTGCGATCCGCCCCGTCCGACTCGACCTCGAAGCTGGTGCAATTGTGATAATCCAAATCGTTCCGCATGTTCAATCATCATCACGGTGGCATTCGGGACATCGACACCGACTTCTACAACGGTTGTAGAGACGAGGATCTGGGTTTTGTTATCTCGAAACTGAGTAATGGCATCGTCTTTCTCAGCAGAAGTCATGCGACCATGCAGTAACCCTACTTTGAAATCTGGAAAAACATTCTCACTCAGATGTTGATGTTCGTCGATCGCGGATTTGAGATCCAATTTCTCTGACTCTTCGACTAAAGGTAAGACAATGTAAACCTGCCGTCCTTGGGCGATTTCGCGCTTCATCAGATCGTAAGCTTGTTGGCGATCGCGACCGGTCAATGCAGTTGTTTGAATCGCTTTTCTTCCAGGCGGCAATTCATCGATTTGACTCACATCTAAGTCTCCGTGCAGCGTTAAAGCAAGGGTTCGCGGAATGGGCGTTGCAGTCATCGTAAGCACATGAGGATGTTCGCCTTTCTGCTGAAGTCGGGCGCGTTGTTCAACGCCAAAGCGATGTTGTTCATCAATCACGACTAAGCCTAAGCGATCGAAGCTGACTGTATCTTGAATCAAAGCATGAGTTCCAACCAGCAAAGGAAGTTCCCCGGTTTGCAATCCACTGTGAATCTCTCGCCGCTTGGCTGCTTTGGTCGAACCTGTGAGCAATTCCACTGGCAAATGAAGTTGATTAAACCAACTCACTAATTTTCGATAGTGCTGCTCTGCTAAAACTTCAGTTGGAGCCATAAACGCTGCCTGATAGCCCGATTGAATCGCTGCTAGGATCGAAATAACAGCAACAACCGTTTTCCCTGAGCCGACATCGCCTTGCACGAGCCGATTCATCGGAGTCTGTTTCTGAAGATCATTGAGAATGTCATTGACAACGCGGCTTTGAGCATTCGTTAAGCTAAAAGGAAGTAACTGATGGAAGCGATCGATTAATTCTCCAGTCGGTGCGAGTACTGCACTGGCTTGAGTTTGCTGCTGTTCTCTGCGCCGTTTGAGTAGGCCAAGCTGTAAGTAAAAGAACTCATCAAATACTAAGCGCCGTCGCGCCGATTCTAATGTCTCCGAATCAGTCGGAAAGTGAATATTCGCGATCGCGTCTTGAATGCCAATTAATCCATATTCTGCAAGTAACCCTTTTGGCATCGGTTCATGCAAATTCTTAATTGCAGGTAACGCTGCCGTCACCGCCCGACGGACTAAATCTGCCCCAACTCCTTCAGTTAAGGGATAGACCGGAACAATCCGACCAATATTTGAAGAATCAAGGGTTTCGCCTTCTTGATCCAGCACTTCAATGTCCGGATCTTCGAGTGAAATGCCATATTTGGTCTGTTTGACTAACCCCGAAGCCGCGATCGAGGCTCCTTTCGGATACAGCCTTTTCTGTTGTTCTTGCCAGCCTCGACTCGCAAAACGGCTCCCCATATAGAAACGGCTGATTTTCATCGAACCGCTAGAGTCTTGAATGCTTAAGTCGAGAATCGTCAGCTTACTATTTCGCGGACTGGTGAAACAATTGCAGCTTTTAATCACGGCGACGATTGTGACCGTTTCGCCGACTTTGAGTTCGCGAATTTTCGCTTGGCGAGCATAGTCAATATAATCACGCGGATAGTAGTAAAGCAGATCGCGCGCAAAGTAAAGCCCAAGCTTAGCAAGCTTTTCGGCACTTTTTGGGCCAATCCCTGGGAGGTAAGTAATAGCTTGTGTCAGCGGAATGTCTTGTGCAGCGACTTCGATCGGTTTTGGAGTTACTTTTGGCGTAGCTTTTGAAGTGGGTTTAGTCGGGGCTTTCTCCGCAGGTTTTTCTTCAGATTTTTTGACTTGATAGAGAAAGCGTCGAGTTTCAGCAACTAAATGCTGGCGTTGTGAAAATTCTAAATCGGAATATTTCGCGAATTGATTCGCGATCGTTTGACAGCGTGCTTGCTCAGATGCCGGGAGTGCGGGAGTTCCTTCGGTCAATGTGAGATGCAAAAATTCGCTGAAGCGGAACTGATTGCCCTCCAGATCATTAAATCCGCGATCAGCTTCGACCGAAAGCGCCTTTTGTAGTCGCACCAAATCCATGATGTGAAATCATCTCACCCTTTTGCATTGATGAAGTCTAGCAAAATTCGCTGGTGAATTGCGCCCAACGGTCGAATTTGATTGGCTCGATCGCTAAACCGCTCTCCTTGCTGAATCTCTGCGATTGTGAACAGCCCTAAATCCCAGCCTTCCATCAGCTTGAGTTCAGAAACATCTACAGTTAGCGGAGCAGCAAAGACATGGCGAGTCGCTCGATCGTCTTCGTAAATCCCGAATTTCACCAGATCCGGCGCAACATAGCAAATTTCTTCTTGCAATTCTCGAACGACTGCCACTTCAGGCGTTTCGCCTGGGTCTAAATGTCCCCCAAACAGTCCCCAATGTCCTGGATAAGCAATATTTGGAATGTTATCTCGGAGTTGAAGCAGGAAGGTCTGATGCTGATAGAGAATTGCGATCGCGACTTCCGGCTTCATAGTGAAATTTCTCTCCGAAACTCGTTTCTAAAATATGGGCGATACTGGATTTGAACCAGTGACCTCTCCCGTGTGAAGGGAATGCGCTACCCCTGTGCCAATCGCCCGAGGAGTTTTTATTCTACATTAGGCGATCGCTCAAATCAAGCCACAAAAAAGGAGCCAAATTTGGCTCCCGCAAATTTATGCAAATTGAACAAGATTACTGGCTTTGAGAAGAGTCGTCTGACACCGTTGGCAGTGCATTGGCTTCTAGCGTTTCAGACACCAACTGTTTCGATTTCCGCGATTCCAACCAAAACGGAACCACGAGCCAAGCCGCTACGAGCAAAAGTGCCACTACCCCAAACTGTGAAGCCAGCGTAAACAGCTTCTCTAGAGGGACAACCTGACCCGCAAAATACGACAACGACACCATGACCGTTGCCCAAGTGAACGCTCCAGCAGTGTTGTACAGCGTAAATTTCCAATAGGGCATCTCTGCGATCCCGGCGAGCGGACTGGCAAAAATCCGCAACAGTGCCACAAATCGACCCAAGAAAACTGCCTTGCCAGCATTCTCCCCAAACTGGCGCTTTAGTTCTTCGATTTGAGTCTCTTGAATGCGGAACACCTTGCCCAAGTTGACCAGCAGTGCCCAGCCGCCGTAGCGCCCAATCCAGTAGCCAATATTGCCGCCGATCGTTGCGCCGAGCGCTGCATCACCAATCACCCAGAAATAATTCAGCTGATCGCTTCCTGCCAAAAAACCACCCGCAAGCGTCACCGTTTCACCGGGAATGGGCAGCCCTAAATTCTCTAACAAAATTCCGAAAAAAATCGCCCAATAACCATACTGCTGAGCAATCTGCTCGATCGCTTCCGGCGAAATGAAGTCAAGTGACATTGCAATAACCTTTACAAACCTTCATCTTCTTTCGATCTTGACGTGGTTTCGCCTCAAGTGTCAATCAATCGATCGACAGTTTCTTTAAGTTCGCGATTTAGGACAGATTCATTAGCATCTCTTCACAACTGTCATCCGTATTTTTCTGTAACGATCAGGAAAACTTTATTAAAATTGCGCTGAGATACGGAGAAAAATAAAGATTCGATAAAACTACGATAGTTGTTTAGTGCATCCGGAAACAGACTCCTTATAGTTGAAGCACTAAATAATGCGTACAACTACTTAGCAAAGGAACGATCCTTGCTCTAGTCAAGTCTTCCGGATGAAGCATGGATGTGAGAGTGAACGAAAGTATGTGGAGATATGGAAATGGCGTTAATTGAGCGGCACGAAGAGGTTGTATTACAACCCCAGGGTCGATTAGATGCAGTGGGTGGTGCAGCATTACACCAACAGTGGGCAACCCTTGCACCTCGGCAATATAAAGCCTGGATTATTGATCTGTCGCGTGTTGAATTTATTGATAGTTCGGGGCTAGTTTCATTAGTCTCAGGATTAAAAGTTGCGACCCATACTGGTACTCAGCTTGTTTTATGTGGATTGCGTCCCTCGACTCGGTTGGTCTTTGAGATTACGCAACTGGATCAGGCGTTTTCGATTTTCGAGAATTATGAAGCGATCGAGGATGCTTTTGGTCGAGTTCAAGAAGTGCTGCAAATCGCTTAATTTATCAGAATTGCTTTATTCATCGCGTTTTGACCTCGTTCAGCGCTCTTAGTCGCTCTAGATCTCCTCTCTTCGCGAGTTGATCGAAGTCGAAACCTAACTCCAGTAAACCACTGTCAGCAAAAAGCCCTCGCAAGATTTAGCTTGTGGGGGCTTTGTCGTTCAATTTATGCGTTAGAGATTCTTGATTTAAGCATTCCCAAAGGTGGGCAGTGAAATTTCACCCTCACCTCGTGGAAAACTCGGCAAATCAAGATGCCCGTTTCTGCGATTTTGTACGGCTAAGCGATAATTGACGCTTTGGAGTTCCGCGTGAAGTTGACGATTTTCGCGCTGAATCATTGCCACCTTTTCTCGCACAGGCTGCATCCGCTCGGCAAATTTCTGCCGATACACTTTAGGCAATTCTTGCACGACTTGTTCGAGCATCTTCGATCGCTCAGTTAATTCCTGAGCCGTTTGCCGTAACTGGCGCATTTCTTCATCGCGTTGCGTAATTTGCTCTTGGTAGAACGTGACTTGTTCCTCTACGGTCTGAAGCTGTTCGCGTAGCGCCCGGACTTCAGCGACTTGTCGATCGGACGGCTCATCTGAAGCGGGGATGGGCGCACTCGCATTGCCTTTAACCAGGCGGAATAATTCCTGCGAGAGCTGCTGCACGAGCTGATCGCGCATTTGCAGTTCTTCTTGGAGACGGGCATTTTCAGCAAAGATTTGCTGAGCTTGAGAAGCGTCAAGTTGCATCACGAGATAGGTACTCCCTCTTGGGTTATGACGTTAAGGTTTTCCTCCCATAATCGCGGAGGAGACGATCGACGAATGTCTCGCCAAATTGCAGTTGCCGCCAATGTACCATCTGCAACCGCAATTGATACCTGATTTAATCCCTCTTTTAAATCTCCCAGTGCGAAAATTCTCGGATGCGATGTCCTACACATGTCGTCAGTCAGAAGGTTTCCGCCTTTCCAGTCGAGTTCAATCCCTTTTAAGTAGGCATTGTAATAATGCGAACCCATTGCCACTAAGCCCGTCTGTAATTCGATCGTCCGTCCGTCCGCGAGTTCTACGCCTGTCATCTCATGATCATGTCCAACGAATCGCTTTAACGGCGTTTCGATGAGTGGATATCCGTGAGATTTTAATTTTTCTCGCATCTCGTCGCTGACTTCAAATAAGCCCTGGGTAAAAACGGTGATGTAAGGCGTAAACCAATTCAACACAAATGCGGTGTTAATCGCGCCTTCGCTGCCGACAAACAAGCCACATTTTT is part of the Leptolyngbya boryana PCC 6306 genome and harbors:
- a CDS encoding DedA family protein encodes the protein MSLDFISPEAIEQIAQQYGYWAIFFGILLENLGLPIPGETVTLAGGFLAGSDQLNYFWVIGDAALGATIGGNIGYWIGRYGGWALLVNLGKVFRIQETQIEELKRQFGENAGKAVFLGRFVALLRIFASPLAGIAEMPYWKFTLYNTAGAFTWATVMVSLSYFAGQVVPLEKLFTLASQFGVVALLLVAAWLVVPFWLESRKSKQLVSETLEANALPTVSDDSSQSQ
- a CDS encoding STAS domain-containing protein; this encodes MEMALIERHEEVVLQPQGRLDAVGGAALHQQWATLAPRQYKAWIIDLSRVEFIDSSGLVSLVSGLKVATHTGTQLVLCGLRPSTRLVFEITQLDQAFSIFENYEAIEDAFGRVQEVLQIA
- a CDS encoding Npun_F5560 family protein, which gives rise to MQLDASQAQQIFAENARLQEELQMRDQLVQQLSQELFRLVKGNASAPIPASDEPSDRQVAEVRALREQLQTVEEQVTFYQEQITQRDEEMRQLRQTAQELTERSKMLEQVVQELPKVYRQKFAERMQPVREKVAMIQRENRQLHAELQSVNYRLAVQNRRNGHLDLPSFPRGEGEISLPTFGNA
- a CDS encoding NAD(P)/FAD-dependent oxidoreductase, with the translated sequence MKLSKKTLEQRLDHVYDVIIVGGGAGGLSAAIYLQRYRLSCLVIEKGRGRSFWMQELQNYLGLPPGTPGRTMLQQGQNHFLSLNGDYLMGFVEEVQDEGETFAVKVKVGKQDSIHPVFRSKYVIAASGIIDHLPKLDDMQNVFDYAGHNLHVCMICDGWEMADKKCGLFVGSEGAINTAFVLNWFTPYITVFTQGLFEVSDEMREKLKSHGYPLIETPLKRFVGHDHEMTGVELADGRTIELQTGLVAMGSHYYNAYLKGIELDWKGGNLLTDDMCRTSHPRIFALGDLKEGLNQVSIAVADGTLAATAIWRDIRRSSPPRLWEENLNVITQEGVPIS